A genomic stretch from Ketobacter sp. MCCC 1A13808 includes:
- a CDS encoding efflux RND transporter periplasmic adaptor subunit, producing MFRLFLIVFYSVSVIGLTGCSESDESDPESIVPAVAGEAEEPVAAEVAVVVVDAQKHVSKKTLSGRTSAYRMSEVRPQVTGIVKKRLFEEGTLVEAGEALYQIDSDQYQARVEQAVADVALAKASLVSLKSNMQRYQQLIHTKGISEQDFETAQAEYRQGLARLQSSQALLKSAQIDLQRTRITAPISGRIGRSNVTEGALVSIAQEAPLATIQQLDPIFVDIVQSSQQLIHLKRRMASGGLKPAGTTVTLTLEDGLGYEHSGNMQFTEVNVDARTGAVTLRAQFPNPDRMLLPGMYVRAEVQQGSQENVILIPQQAVIHNEKGEPVAWVVNDDNKVQERVLELIGSESGQWIVSNGLAAGERLIVEGLQRVHPGAAVVTVDWKQNPAVNKKALDLTAITE from the coding sequence ATGTTTAGGTTATTTTTAATTGTATTTTACTCCGTATCTGTTATCGGACTGACGGGTTGTAGCGAATCGGACGAGAGTGATCCGGAGAGCATTGTTCCGGCTGTGGCCGGTGAGGCCGAGGAACCGGTTGCGGCGGAAGTGGCCGTGGTGGTGGTAGATGCACAAAAGCATGTTTCGAAAAAGACATTGTCCGGACGCACATCCGCTTACCGAATGTCAGAAGTACGCCCTCAGGTAACCGGGATAGTAAAGAAGCGGCTATTCGAAGAAGGGACGTTAGTTGAGGCAGGTGAGGCATTATACCAGATTGACTCCGACCAGTATCAGGCCAGGGTCGAACAGGCCGTGGCCGATGTCGCCTTGGCAAAGGCCAGTTTAGTCAGCCTAAAAAGTAATATGCAGCGTTATCAACAACTGATTCATACCAAGGGCATCAGCGAGCAGGACTTTGAAACAGCACAAGCAGAATACCGGCAGGGTTTGGCGCGTTTGCAGTCCAGTCAGGCGCTATTAAAATCCGCACAGATTGATTTGCAACGTACCCGGATAACGGCACCTATTTCCGGCCGTATCGGTCGCTCCAATGTAACCGAAGGCGCGCTTGTCTCCATCGCCCAGGAAGCACCGTTAGCCACAATTCAACAACTCGATCCGATTTTTGTGGATATAGTGCAATCGAGTCAGCAGTTAATCCATCTTAAGCGTCGTATGGCTAGTGGTGGTTTAAAGCCGGCAGGAACCACGGTCACCCTGACGCTGGAAGATGGGTTAGGCTATGAACATTCGGGCAACATGCAATTTACGGAAGTGAATGTAGATGCCCGGACGGGTGCTGTGACGCTGCGGGCCCAATTCCCTAACCCGGACCGCATGCTGTTACCGGGTATGTACGTGCGGGCAGAGGTGCAGCAAGGTTCGCAGGAAAACGTAATATTGATTCCGCAACAGGCTGTGATTCACAACGAGAAGGGTGAACCTGTGGCGTGGGTGGTGAACGACGACAATAAAGTACAGGAACGGGTGCTGGAGTTAATCGGCAGCGAATCCGGCCAATGGATCGTAAGCAATGGGCTGGCTGCCGGAGAAAGGTTAATTGTGGAAGGGTTGCAGCGGGTTCATCCGGGGGCCGCGGTCGTGACGGTGGATTGGAAACAGAACCCGGCGGTGAACAAAAAAGCCCTGGATCTGACTGCGATAACGGAGTAA